One part of the Acetoanaerobium sticklandii genome encodes these proteins:
- a CDS encoding ABC transporter ATP-binding protein, translating to MSEMLTLKNVTKKFGGLTAVGGVDFSIKKGEIFGLIGPNGAGKTTIFNLITGIYGLTEGDVLFEGKSISGLKPFQIANTGITRTFQNIRLFKNLTTYENVLIACHKSASYGLLDSVFRTRKFKNEEKLLAKKAEDLMELMGLTQHKNMLASNLPYGLQRRLEIARALALNPKLILLDEPAAGMNPEETLRLMELIREIRDKLDVTVLVIEHHMDLIMGVCDRIFVLNFGLPLAQGSPKEIQDDKNVIEAYLGKEDE from the coding sequence ATGAGCGAGATGCTAACATTAAAAAATGTCACCAAAAAATTTGGAGGACTAACTGCAGTAGGTGGAGTGGATTTTAGCATTAAAAAAGGTGAGATATTTGGACTGATAGGTCCTAATGGAGCTGGTAAAACTACCATTTTCAATCTTATTACTGGAATATATGGACTTACAGAAGGCGATGTTTTATTTGAAGGAAAGTCAATTAGTGGATTAAAGCCATTTCAAATAGCAAATACAGGAATAACAAGAACGTTCCAAAACATAAGATTATTTAAGAATTTAACTACCTATGAAAATGTTTTAATTGCTTGTCACAAGTCAGCTAGTTATGGGCTTTTAGACAGTGTTTTTAGAACGAGGAAGTTTAAAAATGAAGAGAAGCTACTTGCAAAAAAAGCTGAAGATTTAATGGAGCTTATGGGGCTTACTCAGCATAAAAATATGCTAGCATCAAATCTTCCTTATGGACTTCAAAGAAGATTGGAAATTGCAAGAGCGCTCGCTCTTAATCCAAAACTCATTCTACTTGATGAGCCAGCAGCTGGAATGAATCCCGAAGAAACTCTTAGACTTATGGAACTTATAAGAGAAATAAGAGACAAGCTCGATGTGACTGTTTTAGTAATAGAGCATCATATGGACCTTATTATGGGTGTTTGTGACAGGATATTTGTACTAAACTTCGGTCTTCCTTTAGCACAGGGCTCTCCTAAAGAAATCCAAGATGATAAAAATGTAATCGAAGCTTATCTTGGAAAGGAGGACGAATAG
- a CDS encoding ABC transporter ATP-binding protein, protein MLQIKNLNVYYGGIHALRGVSIDVKEGDVVSIIGSNGAGKSTLLNCISGIVKPKEGEILYKGQPLAKAPHKIVESGICQVPEGRIIFANLTVKENLYMGAFLRKDKDKIEEDLKGIFKLFPRLDERINQVAGTLSGGEQQMLAMGRGIMSNPNLVLLDEPSLGLAPLFIKTIFEIVEEIQNMGKTILLVEQNAYKALSVANKAYILEQGVVTLEGNAKDLLKDERIQEAYLGKKH, encoded by the coding sequence ATGCTACAAATAAAAAATCTAAATGTATATTATGGTGGAATACACGCCCTAAGAGGAGTGTCTATTGATGTAAAAGAAGGCGATGTTGTATCTATAATAGGTTCTAACGGAGCAGGAAAATCAACTCTTCTTAATTGTATCAGTGGGATAGTTAAGCCTAAGGAAGGCGAAATACTTTATAAGGGACAGCCACTAGCCAAGGCTCCGCATAAAATAGTTGAATCTGGCATATGTCAAGTTCCTGAAGGCAGAATAATATTTGCAAATCTCACTGTAAAAGAGAATTTATATATGGGAGCTTTTCTTAGAAAAGACAAGGATAAGATTGAAGAAGATTTGAAAGGCATATTTAAGCTTTTTCCAAGACTGGATGAGAGAATTAATCAGGTTGCAGGAACTCTCTCGGGAGGGGAACAGCAGATGCTTGCTATGGGTAGAGGCATAATGAGCAATCCAAATCTTGTGCTTTTAGATGAGCCATCACTAGGCCTTGCTCCACTTTTTATTAAAACAATATTTGAAATAGTTGAAGAAATTCAAAATATGGGAAAAACAATTCTACTCGTAGAGCAAAATGCTTATAAAGCTCTTTCGGTAGCAAACAAAGCCTATATTTTGGAGCAGGGAGTTGTTACCTTAGAGGGCAATGCAAAAGATTTACTAAAAGATGAGAGAATCCAAGAAGCTTATTTAGGAAAAAAACATTA